GCGCGATATGCACCAAATGTACCTTTATCCGTTCAAACGGGCAATCCAGGAAACCGCTATTTCAGGGGTTATGAGTTCGTACAACGATTATGACGGGGAACCTATCACCGGAAGCCACTATTTTTTGACCGAACTACTACGGGACACCTATGGTTTTAAGGGCTATGTGGTCTCCGATAGTGATGCGCTCGCCTACATATACAGCAAGCACAGGGTGGTCAATTCGTATAAGGAAGCCGTTCTTAAGGCCATTACGGCCGGTCTTAATGTACGTACCACGTTCAACCATCCCAAAAACTTTATTGAGCCATTACGGGAGCTGGTAGCGGAAGGAAGCATTTCGGAGGAACTGTTGGACAAAAGGGTACGTGAAGTGCTTTCGGTAAAGTTTAAAGAAGGGCTTTTCGATAGGCCCTACAGGGATGAGCCCGTGGCCGATAAGACCGTAAGAAGCCCGGAACACAGGGCATTGTCCCTTAGGGCATCCCGTGAGTCCATTATACTCCTTAAAAATAGTAGCACCCTGCCCTTGAACGGAAAGGTATTGAAGAGCGTATTGGTCTGTGGCCCCACAGCCAAATCGACCTCAAGCTCCATTAGTAGGTACGGCGCCCTGCAAAACGATGTCATCTCCGGATATCGGGGTATCCGTGAATATCTGAAGGACACAAATGTCAAAGTCCTGTATGCCAAGGGAATCCATATCAAGGACGCTCATTGGCCAGATTCGGAAGTTTTTGACGTTCCCTTGGACAAGGAAGAAAAAACCATGATTGCAGAAGCAGTGAACAAGGCCAATGAAAGCAATGCTGTTATCCTTTTTTTGGGTGAGGATGAGACCATGGTAGGCGAAAACCTCAGTCGCACCAGTCTGGACTTGCCCGGCCATCAAAAGGAACTGTTAAAGGCACTCTCAAAAACCAATAAACCCCTGATAGTAGTGTTGCTCAATGGACATCCACTTTCCGTAAATTATGCCGATAGGCAGGCCGATGCCATTTTGGAGGCTTGGTTTCCAGGGGAGTACGGAGGACAGGCCAAGGACGGTCCCAATGGTACCGGGGAAAGCAGGGTGGTCACCGAACTGTATCCCTTTGGATACGGACTTAGTTACACTTCTTTTTCCTATTCCGACCTAAAGATAAAAGGTGATATCACGACTACCTCTGGCAGCCTTTCCGTCAGTTTTACAGTGAAAAATACGGGCAACCGTGCGGGAGATGTGGTGCCGCAATTGTATGTGAATGACGAAGTGGCTTCGCGCACCACTTATGAATGGCAGTTAAGGGGCTTCGATCGTATCAAACTCCAACCAAAAGAGGAAAAAAACATCAGTTTTGAGCTGCATCCAAAAGACTTGCAATTGATTGATGACAAGGGGGTTTTTAAGGCAGAAAAAGGGACGTTCAATATTGGTATAGGCGATTCGTCCAAAGATTTTAAATTAAAAAGTTCCTTTATACTAGACCAATGATGAAGCCCAATCCTTTATATCTCTTTTGTATCATCATGCTTTCCTGTGTACCAAAGGATGCGGCACAGAAAACATCCAAAAAAATAGATGTATTGGCTCACGTAGAT
The sequence above is a segment of the Muricauda sp. SCSIO 64092 genome. Coding sequences within it:
- a CDS encoding glycoside hydrolase family 3 N-terminal domain-containing protein, whose product is MSQQELIYHEDWIDFNKNGSKDPYEDTALTTDERLDDLLSQMTVEEKTMQLVTLYGYGRVATDELPVPQWKNELWKDGLANIDEASNGVSDKAKYTFPYAKHVWALNQIQKFFVEDTRLGIPVEFTNEGIRGLNHVKATSFPAQIGMGATWNPELLYKVGKTIGREAYVLGYHNIYSPVLDVARDQRWGRIVESFGEAPFLVSEYGVRLSRGIQEQGVVNTLKHYAVYSVPKGGRDGHVRLDPHLTWRDMHQMYLYPFKRAIQETAISGVMSSYNDYDGEPITGSHYFLTELLRDTYGFKGYVVSDSDALAYIYSKHRVVNSYKEAVLKAITAGLNVRTTFNHPKNFIEPLRELVAEGSISEELLDKRVREVLSVKFKEGLFDRPYRDEPVADKTVRSPEHRALSLRASRESIILLKNSSTLPLNGKVLKSVLVCGPTAKSTSSSISRYGALQNDVISGYRGIREYLKDTNVKVLYAKGIHIKDAHWPDSEVFDVPLDKEEKTMIAEAVNKANESNAVILFLGEDETMVGENLSRTSLDLPGHQKELLKALSKTNKPLIVVLLNGHPLSVNYADRQADAILEAWFPGEYGGQAKDGPNGTGESRVVTELYPFGYGLSYTSFSYSDLKIKGDITTTSGSLSVSFTVKNTGNRAGDVVPQLYVNDEVASRTTYEWQLRGFDRIKLQPKEEKNISFELHPKDLQLIDDKGVFKAEKGTFNIGIGDSSKDFKLKSSFILDQ